One Thiocapsa sp. genomic window, ACCCCTTGTTACCAAGACGCCGCTTCCTCATGCTACCGAGTCGTACGGACAACTCCTCGGACGGGACTTCAACCCGCTAGACTTACTGTTGTTACTGCGAACGGACAGATTTATTTTCCAGGAGGTCGTAAGTTAATGGCAAAGGATCAAGCCTCAGTCTGAACCCCTGATGAGAAAAGACCGCTTCGGCGGTCTTTTCTTTTGCGTTGAAAAAGAGGGAAAAAAGGGATCGATTGGACTGGATTCGTAGCGCCCTTCCCAGAGTGTTCCCGAACGTGAGTCCTGACGGTTGACGAAGCGCGTCTGCGATCCGAGCTGCGCGGGTGCCTGGAGCCAGACGATCAGGGCGCGCACGATGCCCATCGCGGCCGCGATCCGCGGCTCACCTCAAGCAAGCCGGAGCAGTGCACCCTTGAGGAACCGGGATAAGCCCGGGACAGACACTGCCTTCCTTATGATTGACGTATTACGCTTAACGTAATATCCTGCTCGCATGATCAAATCGTTTCGCTGCAAGGACACCGCCAAGCTGTTCGCCGGCCAAAGCCCGCAACACTTTCGCGCTTTCCAACGTGTTGCGGAGCGCAAACTGACGCAACTTCACGCCGCCATAACCCTCGAGTTTCTGCGCAGCCCACCAGGCAACCGTTTGGAAGCCTTGAGCGGAGATCGCACGGGACAGCACAGCATACGTATCAATGGCCAATGGCGCCTGTGCTTCATTTGGCGCGATGGCGATGCCTACGAAGTCGAGATCGTGGACTACCACTGAGGAGGTGATCGAATGATTCCAATCAATGGCCTCAGGCCAGTGCATCCGGGTGAGATTCTGCGCGAGGATTTTCTGACACCACTGGGGATGAGCGTTAACGCCTTGGCGCACGCTTTGCGCGTACCGGCTACCCGCCTGCATGAGATCGTCAAGGAACGGCGCGCGATCAGCCCCGATACTGCTTTGCGGCTCGCGCGCTACTTCGGCGGTGATGCGCAATCGTGGCTGAATCTTCAGGCCTGTTTCGATCTGAAGACCGCGGAACTGAGGTTACGCGACGTGATCGAACGCGAGGTCGAGCCGCGCGAGGCAGCTTGAGCCGCGCACCACGCACCACGCACCACGCACCACGCCAAAAAAGGACAGATTTATTTTCCGCCCACCTCGCCAGGACCAACCGACTTGCAAGGCCGTCCGCGTCTCCGATTCTCGATTCGCCGGCTGAGGATGGCCTCCACTTGATCCGCGAACCGTTGTCCTCCGGTGAGTTGTCCACGTTGCACAGCCTCGCGGATCAGCGTCCACTCCCCTTGCGGAATCGCGCCGCGCACGAACTCCCGATATCGCGCGGCTCGCTCAGAGGCCGTAGAACCCAGCGCTTCGTAACACGGATCGAGATCGAGCCAGTCGAGGGTGTCGTCTGCGCCGACGTGTCGGCGATAACTCGACCAGGGATAAGACGCCGGCGCATCGGTCATGCGGGCGCGCACCGGGTTGAGCTCGACGTATCGGCAACAGGCCAGCAAATAGGCGTCGGTTTCGATCGGGCTGGATTTG contains:
- a CDS encoding type II toxin-antitoxin system RelE/ParE family toxin; this encodes MIKSFRCKDTAKLFAGQSPQHFRAFQRVAERKLTQLHAAITLEFLRSPPGNRLEALSGDRTGQHSIRINGQWRLCFIWRDGDAYEVEIVDYH
- a CDS encoding HigA family addiction module antitoxin, yielding MIPINGLRPVHPGEILREDFLTPLGMSVNALAHALRVPATRLHEIVKERRAISPDTALRLARYFGGDAQSWLNLQACFDLKTAELRLRDVIEREVEPREAA
- a CDS encoding transposase — its product is MPRIGRVVLPNYPHHVVQRGHNKQVVFVEEADYQYYLNTLEAFKVLYDVQVYAFCLMTNHVHLILQPGEAIAGLGQLMKRLAGRQTRFVNRQDARSGTLWEGRYKSSPIETDAYLLACCRYVELNPVRARMTDAPASYPWSSYRRHVGADDTLDWLDLDPCYEALGSTASERAARYREFVRGAIPQGEWTLIREAVQRGQLTGGQRFADQVEAILSRRIENRRRGRPCKSVGPGEVGGK